The Mycobacterium paragordonae genome includes a region encoding these proteins:
- a CDS encoding type 2 lanthipeptide synthetase LanM family protein yields the protein METFSERLVVAASTIDELMSENIEPLPGQKTDTDRAALRLAAWCRSSASGDWRQFTRRLHRDGWDFPMVLERFASVRRTSSAPAPPWVGDAVWIDAALRSSGGHAAESAPESRKPVAFEQLLLPVVHQADARMWAGVAERAAGMLADTARASLRQALLQQLSELCAPALYTEFDNARASRAASSYQHFVTEMGAAGFRRLFEAKPVLSRLIAVMTRQWIDTTTELVTRLDTDLPAIRTELLGGADPGHVTGIHGDLGDPHRGGRSVHIVMFADGARIVYKPKDLRIDVALCDLVDRINRAAPPLELRAVRALACAGYGWTEFIEHAPCADQQGFERYFARAGAWLALFHCLAASDIHQENIIAAGEHPVPIDVETLLQPAMQEPADQAPESQAFHDALEIVANSAMSVGLLPSYERSADNKVFASGGLVSDWNVKTSIRWTDINTDAMRPIRSREAGKTTPNLPRVGSCHARFIDHLDALLTGFEDYAGFLAASPVDAALDGFAGLPVRIVPRPTKFYAMMLSRLRDHRAMNDGVLWSAQADFVARLADWDTDNDPRWPLLEAERSALLTMNVPFFTSPSDGTDLRDDTGISISSPGVSGVDRARARIRGLEPREIAWQLTVIRQNMESFRGPAGISAGNVEPSPGSGDVNEPTREMFIAEADRVATELTRYAIRRGTAAAWIALDWSSDSDTFELICLGHDLYNGVSGIALFFAAHAAVTGCTPSHELALAAVAHLRKELRGHNAAPAARALGLGGGSGLASIVYALAVMSKCLRDEALLADAQAVAALITDDLIAADKQLDVMGGSAGAILGLLRLYRDTRSGDVLDCATRCGEHLLAEPRVGPEGRRSWSRPNSGKALNGMSHGAAGFAYALSSLAAATGRPDFAVAASECIAFENSSYSREHHNWPDLRGDGGMHWPSQWCHGAPGIGLARIAISKLPQADTATLTADVRNALQAVESGWSSHLRDTLCCGSLGSVEFLSEAGSALGRPDLRELATRQLAGIICAAASRGDYRWSASSGRFNPGLFRGLAGVGYTALRRVDDSLPDVLIWE from the coding sequence ATGGAAACATTCTCAGAGCGCCTGGTTGTAGCCGCGTCGACCATCGATGAGTTGATGTCCGAGAACATCGAACCGTTGCCGGGTCAGAAGACCGACACCGATCGCGCCGCATTGCGTCTGGCGGCCTGGTGCCGCTCGAGCGCCAGCGGCGATTGGCGCCAATTCACCCGACGACTGCACCGTGACGGATGGGATTTTCCCATGGTGCTGGAAAGATTCGCCAGCGTCCGCCGCACATCCTCGGCGCCCGCACCGCCCTGGGTCGGCGACGCGGTCTGGATCGACGCTGCGCTGCGCTCTTCTGGCGGCCACGCCGCGGAGTCCGCCCCCGAATCGAGGAAACCCGTTGCCTTCGAACAGCTTCTGCTGCCGGTGGTTCACCAGGCGGACGCCCGGATGTGGGCCGGCGTTGCTGAGCGGGCGGCCGGTATGCTCGCCGACACAGCCCGCGCAAGCCTGCGTCAGGCGCTGCTGCAGCAGCTGTCCGAGTTGTGTGCGCCGGCACTCTATACGGAGTTCGACAACGCGCGCGCGAGCCGGGCGGCGTCGAGCTACCAGCACTTCGTCACCGAGATGGGGGCAGCCGGCTTTCGGCGACTGTTCGAGGCCAAACCCGTGCTGTCGCGGCTGATCGCCGTCATGACGCGCCAATGGATCGACACCACAACAGAACTCGTCACGCGTCTGGACACCGACCTGCCGGCAATCCGTACCGAGTTGCTCGGCGGGGCCGACCCTGGTCACGTCACGGGCATCCACGGCGATCTCGGCGACCCACACCGGGGCGGCCGCTCGGTACACATCGTGATGTTCGCAGATGGCGCACGAATCGTCTACAAGCCCAAAGACTTACGAATCGACGTCGCTCTGTGCGACCTGGTTGACCGGATAAACCGGGCCGCCCCGCCACTCGAGTTGAGGGCGGTCCGCGCATTGGCGTGCGCAGGCTACGGCTGGACTGAGTTCATCGAGCACGCGCCCTGCGCTGATCAGCAGGGCTTCGAGCGCTACTTCGCCCGCGCCGGCGCGTGGCTGGCCCTGTTCCACTGTCTGGCCGCCAGCGACATACACCAAGAGAACATCATCGCCGCCGGCGAACACCCGGTGCCGATCGACGTCGAGACACTGCTACAGCCCGCAATGCAGGAGCCTGCGGACCAGGCCCCCGAGAGCCAGGCGTTTCACGACGCGCTGGAGATCGTCGCAAATTCGGCCATGAGCGTGGGCTTGCTCCCTTCCTACGAACGTTCTGCGGACAACAAAGTCTTTGCGAGCGGCGGGTTGGTTTCGGACTGGAACGTTAAGACGTCGATTCGCTGGACAGACATCAACACCGACGCCATGCGCCCCATACGATCGCGCGAAGCCGGCAAGACCACGCCCAACCTCCCACGTGTCGGTAGCTGCCACGCCCGATTCATCGACCATCTGGACGCTCTGTTGACGGGTTTCGAAGACTACGCGGGATTCCTCGCCGCGTCGCCGGTGGACGCGGCGCTGGACGGGTTCGCCGGCCTACCGGTCCGTATTGTGCCCCGCCCGACCAAGTTCTACGCCATGATGCTGTCGCGTCTGCGAGACCACCGGGCCATGAATGACGGCGTGCTCTGGTCGGCGCAAGCCGACTTCGTCGCCAGGCTGGCCGATTGGGATACCGACAACGACCCACGATGGCCTTTGCTGGAGGCAGAACGTTCGGCTCTTCTCACGATGAACGTACCGTTTTTCACCTCGCCCAGCGATGGCACCGACCTCCGCGATGACACCGGGATTTCCATCAGCTCGCCAGGGGTCTCCGGAGTAGACCGCGCGAGGGCGCGCATCCGCGGTCTCGAACCGCGCGAAATAGCGTGGCAACTCACGGTCATTCGGCAGAACATGGAGTCATTCCGCGGCCCAGCCGGCATCTCGGCGGGAAATGTCGAGCCGAGCCCGGGCTCGGGCGATGTCAACGAACCGACCCGGGAGATGTTCATCGCCGAGGCCGACCGGGTCGCCACTGAACTGACGCGTTACGCGATCCGCCGGGGAACGGCCGCGGCCTGGATCGCTCTCGACTGGTCGAGTGATTCCGACACCTTCGAGTTGATCTGCCTGGGCCATGACCTCTACAACGGCGTATCAGGAATTGCGCTCTTCTTCGCCGCACACGCAGCCGTGACGGGGTGCACCCCTTCCCACGAGCTTGCGCTGGCCGCGGTTGCGCACCTTCGCAAAGAATTGCGTGGCCACAATGCGGCGCCGGCGGCCCGTGCGCTGGGACTAGGTGGTGGCTCGGGCCTCGCGTCAATCGTCTATGCGCTTGCCGTGATGTCGAAATGCTTGCGTGATGAAGCACTGCTGGCCGATGCGCAGGCCGTGGCGGCGCTCATCACCGACGATCTGATCGCGGCGGACAAGCAGTTGGACGTCATGGGTGGCAGCGCCGGCGCGATCCTCGGTCTGCTCCGTCTGTATCGCGACACCCGTTCCGGCGATGTGCTGGATTGCGCGACTCGATGCGGTGAGCATTTGCTTGCCGAGCCCAGGGTCGGACCCGAGGGCCGCCGCAGCTGGAGCAGGCCGAATTCCGGCAAGGCCCTCAACGGGATGTCTCACGGCGCGGCAGGTTTCGCCTATGCTCTGTCCTCTTTGGCAGCCGCGACGGGACGCCCGGATTTCGCGGTCGCAGCGTCGGAGTGCATCGCGTTCGAGAACTCCAGCTATAGCCGGGAGCACCACAACTGGCCCGATCTGCGCGGCGACGGAGGAATGCACTGGCCCAGCCAGTGGTGCCACGGGGCACCAGGTATCGGTCTGGCACGCATTGCCATTTCCAAACTCCCGCAAGCGGATACCGCGACTCTCACGGCCGACGTTCGTAATGCTCTGCAAGCGGTGGAAAGCGGATGGTCAAGTCATCTGCGGGACACCCTGTGCTGCGGGTCGCTCGGTAGCGTCGAATTCCTCAGCGAGGCAGGATCCGCGTTGGGCCGGCCTGATCTTCGGGAGCTGGCAACGCGACAGTTGGCCGGGATCATCTGCGCCGCTGCCTCACGGGGTGACTACCGGTGGAGTGCCAGTAGCGGTCGGTTCAACCCGGGATTGTTCCGCGGGCTGGCAGGCGTCGGCTACACCGCCTTGCGCCGGGTCGACGACTCGCTGCCCGATGTGTTGATCTGGGAGTGA
- a CDS encoding ABC transporter ATP-binding protein, with protein MSRPESLSSPDTCEEPSGSFSGFRRSLMRVARRLGPQSRLIAAVAALSVGSIALAVIGPRVLGHATDLLFNGVIGKQLPAGLTKDEAIQTLRARGDNGFADLVSGMDVVPGRGIDFGAVARTLMIAMVIYLSAALLVWVKGRMLNVIVQRTILSLRADAEDKLHRLPLSYFDGHQRGELLSRVTNDIDNIETSLWMTINPLLTALLTVGAVLAMMMSISLLLTAITLLTVPLSLVLIRLIAPRAQRLFDEQWSVIGRLNAHVEETYSGLALVKTFGQRARAQQRFRDLNSRVYRSNFGAEFLSGLISPATDFVANLNYVVVAVVGGLKVASGQITLGNIQAFIQYVRQFNQPVVNLASMYYIAQSGVASADRVFALLDASEQQPDRLSTLPPVAESAPRGRVEFERVNFSYRPGVPVIKDLSLVVEAGSSVAIVGRNGCGKTTLVNLLMRFYEVDSGRILIDGVDIATVSRHSLRSRIGMVLQDSWLLGGTIAENIGYGRPGASRDEIISAARAACVDRFVDKLPDGYDTMVSDDGGNISGGQKQLITIARAFLARPQLLILDEATSSVDTRTELLVRQSMRELRRGRTTFVIAHRLSTIRSADLIVVMQAGEIIERGTHAELMARRGAYYSMTQV; from the coding sequence GTGAGTCGTCCAGAGAGCCTGTCCAGCCCGGACACGTGCGAGGAACCCTCTGGAAGTTTTTCTGGCTTCCGGCGCTCGTTGATGCGGGTGGCGCGTCGCCTCGGGCCGCAGTCGCGGTTGATCGCTGCGGTGGCGGCGCTGTCGGTCGGGAGCATCGCTCTTGCGGTGATCGGTCCGCGCGTCCTGGGCCATGCGACCGATCTCTTGTTCAACGGCGTGATCGGGAAACAATTGCCGGCCGGGCTCACCAAGGACGAGGCGATCCAGACGCTGCGGGCGCGGGGCGACAACGGCTTCGCCGATCTGGTGTCGGGTATGGACGTGGTACCCGGCCGGGGCATCGACTTCGGCGCCGTGGCACGGACTTTGATGATCGCCATGGTGATTTATCTGTCTGCGGCACTGCTGGTTTGGGTCAAGGGACGGATGTTGAACGTCATCGTGCAGCGCACCATCCTGTCCCTGCGTGCCGACGCGGAAGACAAGCTGCACCGCCTCCCACTGTCGTATTTCGACGGTCATCAGCGCGGTGAGCTGCTGAGCCGGGTCACCAACGACATCGACAACATCGAGACATCGCTGTGGATGACGATCAACCCGTTGCTGACGGCACTGCTCACGGTCGGGGCGGTGCTGGCCATGATGATGTCCATTTCGCTGCTGCTCACCGCGATCACGTTGCTCACCGTGCCCCTGTCACTTGTGCTGATCAGGCTGATAGCGCCACGCGCGCAACGGTTGTTCGACGAGCAGTGGTCGGTCATCGGGCGGCTCAACGCTCATGTCGAAGAGACCTACAGCGGACTGGCTCTGGTCAAGACGTTCGGTCAGCGCGCCCGGGCGCAGCAGCGGTTCAGAGATCTCAACTCCAGGGTCTACCGATCGAATTTCGGTGCCGAATTTCTCTCCGGCTTAATCTCGCCGGCCACCGATTTCGTTGCGAACCTCAACTATGTCGTCGTCGCGGTGGTGGGTGGACTGAAGGTGGCGTCCGGACAGATCACGCTGGGCAACATCCAGGCGTTCATTCAGTATGTGCGCCAGTTCAATCAACCGGTCGTCAACCTCGCGTCGATGTACTACATCGCTCAGTCCGGGGTGGCCAGCGCAGACCGCGTCTTCGCGCTGCTGGACGCTTCCGAACAGCAGCCCGACCGCTTGTCGACCCTGCCGCCCGTTGCCGAGTCGGCACCACGGGGGCGGGTGGAGTTCGAGCGGGTCAATTTCAGCTACCGGCCCGGCGTCCCGGTGATCAAGGACCTCTCACTGGTCGTCGAAGCAGGCAGCAGTGTCGCCATCGTCGGACGCAACGGGTGCGGCAAGACCACGCTGGTGAACCTGTTGATGCGATTCTACGAAGTCGATTCCGGCCGGATTCTGATCGACGGCGTCGACATCGCAACGGTGAGTCGGCACTCGCTGCGCTCGCGGATCGGGATGGTGCTGCAGGACAGCTGGCTGCTCGGCGGAACGATCGCGGAGAACATCGGCTACGGACGCCCTGGGGCGAGTCGCGACGAGATCATCTCGGCGGCCAGGGCGGCGTGCGTGGACCGCTTCGTCGACAAGTTGCCCGACGGCTACGACACGATGGTGAGTGACGACGGTGGCAACATCAGCGGCGGGCAGAAGCAGTTGATCACGATTGCTCGGGCATTCTTGGCCCGCCCGCAACTCTTGATACTTGACGAGGCGACGAGTTCGGTGGATACCCGCACCGAGTTGCTGGTTCGGCAGTCGATGCGCGAGTTGCGTCGTGGACGAACCACTTTCGTTATCGCACACCGACTTTCGACTATCCGCAGTGCCGACCTGATCGTCGTGATGCAGGCTGGGGAGATCATCGAGCGCGGCACCCATGCCGAGTTGATGGCGCGGCGGGGTGCCTATTACTCGATGACGCAGGTGTGA
- a CDS encoding ABC transporter ATP-binding protein encodes MLAELLRQYVRPYRWLIAVVAGLQMVSAFASLYLPAVNASIIDDGVAKGDTHTIIRLGGLMLLVTGLQVLCAIGALYAGSRASIGFGRDLRTAMFDHVTGLSEQDTAGVGTPSLLTRTTNDVRQLEVVVQTTSTVLIAAPIMCVGGVFMSIRQDAGLSWLLLISVPVMAVAEYLIVSRMLPLFHNLQTWIDNINRVMREQLSGIRVIRAFAREPFEVERFAIANRDVFTTSLRVGRWQVLMAPVAMSVINLSSVALVWFGGLRINVGQMQVGSLIAYLSYFLQILMAVMMATAFLELLPRASVCATRISEVLSTCPAITSPQQHRSPAAGIEGMVGLNHVSFRYPNADGCALRDVSLTARPGTVTAIIGGSGSGKSTLVSLICRFYDVTAGAVLVDGIDVRDYATEQLWSAIGLVPQRGYLFSGTVADNLRFGKPDASDAEIWEALRIAAADEFVREHADGLQMPLSQGGVNLSGGQRQMLAIARAVMNRPAVYLFDDAFSALDVQTDARVRASLREAAPDSTVIIVAQRLSTVAAVDQIVVLDQGEVVGAGTHDALLLSCPAYADLADLQSVNSDVVDWQ; translated from the coding sequence ATGCTGGCGGAACTGCTGCGGCAGTATGTTCGGCCGTATCGATGGCTGATAGCGGTGGTTGCGGGGCTCCAGATGGTCAGCGCGTTCGCGTCGCTGTACTTGCCGGCCGTCAACGCGTCGATCATCGACGACGGCGTCGCCAAGGGAGACACCCACACGATCATCCGGCTCGGTGGATTGATGCTGCTGGTCACCGGCCTACAAGTGCTGTGCGCCATCGGGGCCCTCTACGCCGGTTCACGCGCCAGCATCGGGTTCGGCAGGGATCTGCGTACCGCCATGTTCGATCACGTCACCGGGCTCTCCGAGCAGGACACGGCCGGCGTCGGAACGCCGTCACTGCTGACCCGCACGACCAACGACGTACGGCAGCTGGAGGTGGTGGTACAGACGACGAGCACCGTCCTGATCGCGGCGCCGATCATGTGTGTCGGGGGCGTCTTCATGTCAATACGCCAGGATGCGGGCTTGTCCTGGTTGTTGCTCATCAGTGTCCCGGTTATGGCGGTCGCCGAATACCTCATCGTCTCGCGCATGCTGCCGCTCTTTCACAACCTGCAGACCTGGATCGACAACATCAATCGCGTCATGCGAGAACAGCTCTCGGGCATCCGGGTTATTCGCGCGTTCGCTCGGGAGCCCTTCGAGGTGGAGCGGTTCGCGATAGCCAACCGCGACGTGTTCACGACTTCGCTCAGGGTCGGTCGCTGGCAGGTGTTGATGGCACCGGTCGCGATGTCGGTGATCAACCTGTCCAGTGTTGCGCTGGTCTGGTTCGGCGGCCTGCGCATCAACGTGGGTCAGATGCAGGTCGGTTCGTTGATCGCCTACCTGTCGTACTTCCTGCAGATCCTGATGGCCGTGATGATGGCTACGGCCTTCCTGGAACTGTTGCCCCGGGCGTCGGTATGCGCCACGCGCATCAGTGAAGTGCTGTCGACCTGTCCCGCAATCACCAGCCCGCAACAACACCGGTCCCCGGCAGCCGGTATCGAGGGCATGGTGGGCCTGAACCACGTGAGTTTCCGCTATCCGAACGCCGATGGTTGTGCATTGCGTGATGTTTCGCTGACCGCCCGACCCGGGACGGTGACGGCCATCATCGGCGGCAGTGGTTCGGGCAAATCGACGCTGGTATCGCTGATTTGCAGATTTTACGACGTGACGGCCGGTGCGGTGCTCGTGGACGGAATTGACGTTCGCGATTATGCGACCGAGCAGCTGTGGTCCGCGATCGGCTTGGTGCCACAGCGGGGTTATCTGTTCTCGGGCACCGTCGCGGACAATCTGCGCTTCGGCAAACCTGACGCGAGTGACGCCGAGATTTGGGAGGCACTCCGGATCGCCGCAGCCGACGAGTTCGTTCGCGAGCATGCGGACGGTTTGCAGATGCCGCTTTCCCAGGGCGGCGTCAACCTGTCGGGTGGGCAGCGGCAGATGTTGGCGATCGCGCGGGCGGTGATGAACCGTCCCGCCGTGTACTTGTTCGATGACGCGTTCTCGGCACTCGACGTGCAGACCGACGCGCGGGTACGGGCTTCATTGCGCGAAGCCGCCCCGGACTCGACGGTGATCATTGTGGCGCAGCGTCTTTCGACGGTCGCGGCAGTTGACCAGATTGTCGTACTGGACCAGGGCGAAGTAGTAGGCGCCGGTACGCACGACGCGCTCCTGCTGAGCTGCCCCGCCTACGCTGATCTCGCCGACCTGCAGTCGGTGAACTCCGATGTGGTGGACTGGCAGTGA